One genomic window of Acidimicrobiia bacterium includes the following:
- the nth gene encoding endonuclease III, which produces MSTFRKPKQALKRSKAGVESSGLLSSSSKGNRKEDQRSASRDAEAKRAREIAKRLASQYPNAETALVYRNPFEMLVATILSAQCTDAKVNEVTPALFDTYPGPEELAAARLEDVETLIRPTGFFRNKAKTLVAMASMLVEEFGGEVPRRMEDLVRLPGVGRKTAAVVQSTALKNEFPEGPEGIAVDTHVFRIAKRLGLSDKNDPDGVERDLTKLLPRSEWGDFALRLILHGRQVCKARKPLCGECVLNDVCPSAGIVG; this is translated from the coding sequence ATGAGTACTTTCCGCAAGCCCAAGCAGGCTCTTAAGCGATCCAAGGCGGGCGTAGAGAGCAGCGGTCTCCTCTCTTCGAGCTCGAAGGGCAATAGGAAGGAGGATCAAAGATCAGCATCTCGAGATGCAGAGGCCAAAAGGGCCCGAGAGATCGCAAAGAGGCTGGCCAGTCAATACCCAAACGCAGAGACAGCGCTCGTCTATAGGAACCCCTTTGAGATGCTCGTGGCCACGATTCTTTCGGCTCAATGTACCGACGCAAAGGTGAACGAGGTAACTCCAGCGTTGTTCGATACGTATCCAGGGCCCGAGGAGCTGGCAGCAGCGAGGTTAGAGGACGTGGAAACGCTGATTCGGCCCACCGGTTTTTTTCGCAACAAGGCGAAGACACTAGTGGCGATGGCGTCGATGTTGGTAGAAGAGTTCGGCGGTGAGGTACCTAGGCGCATGGAAGACCTCGTGCGCCTGCCGGGGGTCGGGCGAAAGACAGCAGCAGTAGTACAGAGTACAGCGCTCAAGAATGAGTTCCCCGAAGGTCCAGAGGGTATAGCTGTCGACACTCATGTGTTCCGGATCGCGAAACGTTTGGGGCTATCGGACAAGAACGATCCCGATGGGGTCGAGCGAGACCTCACGAAGCTTCTTCCTCGCAGTGAATGGGGCGATTTTGCACTTCGTCTCATCCTGCATGGGCGGCAAGTTTGCAAAGCCCGCAAGCCGTTGTGCGGAGAGTGCGTGCTAAACGATGTCTGTCCCTCTGCAGGCATCGTCGGATGA
- the hisD gene encoding histidinol dehydrogenase — MLHWLCSARLISTEGGLLKKYYVESEKDATSLVDSVRRSAASGVSTSAGALEAEVASIIDAVRQKGDIALYEFTKHFDGVDLSDRGFEVSPAALEAALQEIPHSAVTALARAVDQVRAYFKEQYAAVASEFHFQRGGIDVRFVVRPVESAGIYVPGGRYRYPSSVIMTVVPAVVAGVRSVTLCTPPTPRGGLDPLVGAAARLAGAHRVFTLGGVQAIAAMAYGTETIPQVDVVVGPGNAYVACAKRMVFGQVGIEAVAGPSELVVVADDYAPWDLVATDLAAQAEHGPGGLAIAVVFSEKAAEALNKAVTEEVAKDSRDQLRKTMQAGGAIAVCRDEECALWVVLAAAPEHVQVMMREPARCERFADRINCAGVVFLGSSTPAPYGDYIAGPSHVLPTGGSAKFASGLGVYSFLRYQNYVVNSGISEELEQAAFELASVEGMVAHARSIQRRRSRGEVPFQAPGGAAAAIEDPS; from the coding sequence ATGCTTCACTGGTTGTGCTCGGCTAGATTGATTTCTACGGAGGGTGGTTTGCTCAAGAAGTACTACGTCGAGTCGGAAAAAGACGCAACATCGCTGGTAGACTCGGTTAGACGATCAGCCGCATCGGGGGTGTCAACCTCCGCTGGGGCACTCGAAGCAGAGGTGGCGTCCATAATCGACGCCGTGCGCCAAAAAGGCGACATCGCTCTGTACGAGTTCACTAAGCACTTCGACGGAGTCGACCTAAGCGATAGGGGATTTGAAGTTTCGCCCGCGGCATTGGAAGCGGCCCTTCAAGAGATCCCTCACTCGGCTGTTACAGCTCTCGCGCGAGCAGTTGACCAAGTGCGGGCGTACTTCAAAGAGCAGTATGCCGCCGTCGCCTCCGAGTTTCATTTCCAACGGGGCGGAATCGATGTGCGTTTTGTGGTGCGACCGGTCGAAAGTGCAGGGATCTATGTGCCCGGCGGCAGGTATCGCTACCCCTCTTCTGTGATCATGACAGTAGTACCGGCAGTCGTAGCCGGAGTTCGGTCCGTAACGCTCTGCACGCCTCCCACTCCCAGGGGTGGCCTGGATCCATTGGTGGGGGCGGCAGCCCGCTTGGCTGGCGCCCACAGGGTCTTCACTTTGGGGGGAGTCCAGGCGATTGCTGCGATGGCGTATGGAACCGAGACAATTCCCCAAGTCGACGTCGTCGTCGGACCGGGGAATGCCTATGTGGCATGCGCTAAGCGCATGGTATTCGGGCAAGTCGGAATAGAGGCCGTTGCCGGCCCTTCTGAGCTGGTGGTCGTAGCGGACGACTATGCACCCTGGGATCTGGTCGCTACCGACTTGGCTGCACAAGCAGAACACGGTCCAGGTGGACTAGCGATTGCGGTGGTGTTTTCGGAAAAAGCAGCCGAGGCGCTAAACAAAGCAGTTACAGAGGAGGTCGCAAAAGACTCACGCGATCAGTTGCGTAAAACCATGCAAGCCGGAGGGGCCATTGCTGTTTGTAGAGACGAGGAATGTGCGTTGTGGGTTGTGCTCGCTGCTGCCCCTGAACACGTACAGGTGATGATGCGAGAGCCAGCTCGCTGCGAGCGTTTTGCCGACAGAATCAATTGTGCTGGCGTCGTGTTTTTGGGCTCTTCTACGCCCGCACCTTATGGTGACTACATTGCCGGTCCGAGTCATGTGCTTCCCACAGGCGGCTCGGCTAAGTTTGCCAGCGGGCTCGGAGTGTACTCTTTTCTTAGGTATCAAAACTACGTCGTGAACTCGGGTATTTCTGAAGAGTTGGAGCAGGCCGCTTTTGAACTAGCTTCGGTGGAGGGTATGGTTGCGCACGCTCGCTCCATACAACGCCGGCGTTCTCGAGGGGAGGTACCATTCCAGGCGCCAGGAGGGGCCGCGGCGGCCATAGAGGATCCGTCGTGA
- a CDS encoding imidazoleglycerol-phosphate dehydratase HisB — protein MSRHSRIVRTTKETTIEVILELDGMGRVEVETGIGFFDHMLEQLGRHSGTDLQLRARGDLRVDQHHTVEDCGLTLGAALAEALGDKRGIKRFGHALVPHDEALAEVALDLSGRPFLRYQVPPKMPSAGEFPPHLAHEFWKGFSTASGTTLHVLLREGKDPHHCLEAIFKAVGRALGDAITLGERGSGEVPSTKGVL, from the coding sequence GTGAGTAGGCACTCTCGCATAGTTCGAACCACCAAAGAGACTACGATCGAGGTCATTCTGGAGTTGGATGGCATGGGCCGTGTGGAAGTCGAAACCGGGATCGGCTTCTTCGACCACATGCTAGAGCAGTTGGGGCGCCATTCTGGGACAGACCTACAGTTGCGGGCACGCGGCGATCTTCGGGTAGATCAACATCACACCGTCGAGGATTGTGGTCTGACACTGGGAGCTGCACTTGCGGAAGCGCTCGGCGATAAAAGGGGGATAAAGCGGTTCGGGCACGCTTTAGTCCCACACGACGAGGCGCTGGCCGAGGTAGCTCTCGATTTGAGCGGACGCCCGTTTCTCAGATACCAGGTGCCACCGAAGATGCCCAGTGCGGGGGAGTTTCCGCCACACCTGGCTCACGAGTTTTGGAAGGGCTTTTCGACCGCTTCCGGAACCACACTCCACGTGCTCTTGAGAGAAGGAAAAGACCCACACCACTGCCTGGAAGCGATATTCAAGGCGGTAGGCAGAGCCCTCGGGGATGCGATTACGCTTGGCGAGCGAGGATCCGGAGAGGTGCCCTCTACAAAGGGGGTGCTTTGA
- the hisH gene encoding imidazole glycerol phosphate synthase subunit HisH — protein sequence MTEDLVADFKGVEDSRVDQVGSENRYTPRIAVIDYGMGNLHSVVKGLQRAGADAYTVDTPDTLGAPDSLVLPGVGNFGKCVCNLRRAGFDSVVSQWIEEDRFFLGICLGLQLLYAYSEEAEEPGLGIVDAPVLRLPKTVRVPHMGWNTVRAKVSPRIAAGSASESSTTSSNSLGLAVSRDTDVTQTSEGVYSLNTANGKYFYFVHSYAAPVAPAGSEVVLVTDYGTEFVAGFQRGRAWATQFHPEKSGTAGLALLESFVAASAASGVNSGKK from the coding sequence TTGACCGAAGATCTTGTCGCTGATTTCAAGGGTGTCGAGGATAGCCGAGTAGATCAAGTAGGCTCCGAGAATCGCTACACTCCGCGCATAGCCGTTATCGATTACGGGATGGGAAACCTTCACTCCGTCGTCAAGGGTCTTCAGAGAGCAGGGGCGGATGCATATACAGTCGACACTCCGGATACGCTAGGAGCCCCTGACTCCCTGGTACTTCCGGGGGTTGGAAACTTTGGAAAGTGTGTTTGCAACCTTCGGCGCGCGGGATTCGATTCCGTGGTATCGCAGTGGATAGAGGAAGATCGCTTTTTTCTTGGGATTTGCTTGGGCCTTCAGCTTTTATACGCTTATAGCGAGGAGGCAGAAGAGCCCGGTTTGGGCATTGTAGATGCACCGGTACTACGTCTTCCAAAGACAGTCAGGGTTCCCCACATGGGATGGAACACAGTGAGAGCTAAGGTATCTCCTCGAATCGCTGCTGGATCAGCATCCGAAAGTTCTACCACGTCTTCGAACTCCCTAGGACTCGCTGTCTCGAGGGATACAGATGTGACGCAGACCTCCGAAGGTGTGTACAGCTTGAACACAGCAAACGGCAAGTACTTCTACTTCGTTCACTCGTATGCGGCACCGGTCGCTCCGGCCGGCTCAGAGGTAGTGTTGGTTACGGACTATGGAACGGAGTTTGTAGCTGGCTTTCAGCGTGGCCGCGCGTGGGCTACTCAGTTCCATCCCGAAAAGAGCGGAACCGCTGGACTAGCCCTCCTCGAATCTTTCGTTGCGGCTTCCGCGGCATCGGGAGTCAATTCAGGCAAGAAGTGA
- a CDS encoding 1-(5-phosphoribosyl)-5-((5-phosphoribosylamino)methylideneamino)imidazole-4-carboxamide isomerase (catalyzes the formation of 5-(5-phospho-1-deoxyribulos-1-ylamino)methylideneamino-l-(5-hosphoribosyl)imidazole-4-carboxamide from 1-(5-phosphoribosyl)-5-[(5-phosphoribosylamino)methylideneamino] imidazole-4-carboxamide) — protein MGYSVPSRKERNRWTSPPRIFRCGFRGIGSQFRQEVIEVYAAIDILGGQCVRLKRGDFANPIVYGDPVEMAERWQSAGCDWLHVVDLDGALCGRSVNVSKVAAIIATTSRPVQLGGGLRDRDAVEAALGAGCERVVLGSAAVIDPASATEMARAWRGRVALALDIKRGEIAVEGWTKGSGITVDEAIGMLAEAPFASVVVTDIARDGLMRGVALETVEEVLEVTPWPVIVSGGISSREDAEAIADLSHRHRRGHKLRGVIVGRALYEGAVTIAEIKAALEG, from the coding sequence GTGGGCTACTCAGTTCCATCCCGAAAAGAGCGGAACCGCTGGACTAGCCCTCCTCGAATCTTTCGTTGCGGCTTCCGCGGCATCGGGAGTCAATTCAGGCAAGAAGTGATAGAGGTATATGCGGCCATCGATATCTTGGGGGGGCAGTGCGTCAGGCTCAAAAGGGGGGATTTCGCCAATCCTATTGTGTATGGGGATCCAGTGGAAATGGCAGAGCGCTGGCAATCGGCTGGGTGTGACTGGCTGCACGTCGTGGACCTCGATGGGGCGCTTTGTGGAAGATCGGTCAATGTCTCGAAAGTAGCAGCAATCATCGCGACAACTTCCCGCCCGGTTCAGCTAGGGGGAGGGTTGCGGGACAGAGATGCTGTCGAGGCGGCTCTGGGAGCGGGCTGTGAAAGGGTAGTCCTGGGATCTGCCGCGGTTATCGATCCTGCGTCAGCCACGGAGATGGCACGCGCTTGGCGAGGACGAGTGGCTTTAGCTTTGGACATTAAAAGAGGTGAGATCGCTGTAGAGGGATGGACTAAAGGGTCAGGGATCACTGTAGACGAGGCAATTGGAATGTTAGCGGAGGCCCCATTTGCATCTGTCGTCGTGACCGACATTGCCCGCGATGGGCTAATGAGGGGGGTTGCCCTAGAAACCGTCGAGGAGGTTCTCGAAGTCACGCCTTGGCCGGTGATCGTATCGGGCGGCATTTCGTCTCGAGAAGATGCTGAAGCAATAGCGGACTTGTCGCACAGGCATCGTAGGGGACACAAGTTGCGGGGAGTGATCGTAGGGCGGGCGTTGTACGAAGGGGCAGTGACGATAGCCGAAATCAAAGCGGCTTTGGAAGGATGA
- a CDS encoding imidazole glycerol phosphate synthase subunit HisF, whose protein sequence is MLATRVIPCLDVAGGRVVKGIEFADLKDAGDPVELARYYGSQGADEIVFLDITASQEGRKATLEIVSRVAETVFIPLLVGGGVSSVDDVRMLLRAGADKVSLNTAAVERPALLAEAATEFGSQCVVLAIDARKRETGRGWEVFTYGGRKPTGVDVVWWAQEGERLGAGEILLTSMNRDGTTGGFDLQLLSAVTGAVSVPVIASGGAGSPEHFAEAVLKGGASGVLAASIFHYGVYSICDVKRHMAASGIHVRF, encoded by the coding sequence GTGCTGGCTACGAGAGTCATTCCTTGCCTCGATGTCGCGGGGGGGCGGGTAGTAAAGGGGATCGAATTTGCAGACTTGAAAGACGCTGGCGACCCGGTCGAGCTGGCTCGCTATTACGGATCTCAGGGTGCAGACGAGATCGTTTTTCTAGATATAACAGCCTCACAGGAGGGACGCAAAGCCACCTTAGAGATAGTCTCGAGGGTTGCTGAGACAGTTTTCATACCGCTTCTCGTAGGTGGGGGGGTTTCCTCGGTAGACGACGTTCGTATGCTCCTAAGGGCTGGGGCAGACAAGGTCTCGCTCAATACTGCGGCGGTAGAGCGACCCGCACTTTTAGCGGAGGCTGCAACGGAATTTGGGTCCCAGTGTGTAGTTCTGGCTATCGATGCTCGAAAAAGAGAGACAGGTCGCGGATGGGAAGTTTTTACCTATGGGGGTCGCAAGCCTACCGGTGTAGACGTCGTCTGGTGGGCCCAGGAAGGCGAGCGGCTGGGCGCCGGGGAAATCCTGCTAACTTCGATGAATCGAGATGGCACAACGGGCGGCTTTGATTTGCAGCTTCTTTCTGCAGTTACTGGCGCAGTTAGTGTTCCGGTAATCGCCAGCGGAGGTGCTGGATCCCCGGAGCACTTTGCAGAGGCCGTTCTAAAGGGTGGTGCCTCGGGCGTGCTTGCCGCGTCGATCTTTCACTACGGCGTGTACTCGATATGCGACGTTAAGCGACATATGGCAGCCTCTGGTATCCACGTTAGATTTTGA
- a CDS encoding phosphoribosyl-AMP cyclohydrolase — protein MSAIDFGPDGLVPAVIQDVSDGTVLMVAYMDEEALRRSLSTRRTWFYSRSRQQYWCKGETSGNRQHIVEAYYDCDGDTLLFKVVQEGQGACHTGQRTCFYRSFSEGR, from the coding sequence ATTTCTGCGATTGACTTCGGTCCTGACGGGTTGGTTCCAGCCGTCATTCAGGATGTCTCGGATGGGACGGTTCTGATGGTCGCCTACATGGACGAAGAGGCTCTTCGTAGGTCACTTTCTACTCGAAGAACGTGGTTTTACTCTCGTAGTCGCCAGCAGTATTGGTGTAAAGGCGAGACCTCCGGAAATCGACAGCACATCGTCGAGGCCTACTACGACTGCGACGGAGATACTCTCCTTTTCAAGGTCGTTCAAGAAGGCCAAGGGGCTTGTCACACTGGACAGCGGACGTGTTTTTACCGGTCTTTTTCCGAGGGTAGATAG
- the trpE gene encoding anthranilate synthase component I — protein sequence MEPNIHPGKDGFLRLAENFSVVPVWADVLADFETPVSAYLKLVGDSPGFLLESVEGGERWGRYSFIGRNPRLVLESKDREVRVSGSVPGWTPEPGGSPLDALSGLISAFSSPTIEELPPLHGGVVGYIGYDVVRFMEKVPCTTEDDLQIADMSMFLAEELVVFDHLLQKIQIVENVFIDGDPASGYAEAKSRIEAAIAQLSHPLRYEPCAASLEGVLENASSNMTPEEYQDAVERAKEYIKAGDIFQVVLSQRFSVPLAVKPFDVYRALRLLNPSPYMYYISNDKVTIVGSSPEMLVRVRDGEVVTRPIAGTRRRGVTAEEDAFLEAELLGDPKERAEHVMLVDLARNDIGRVVEFGSCRVDDLMIVERYSHVMHIVSSVSGRLSPGNDCIDVLKATFPAGTVTGAPKVRAMEIIDELEKTRRGPYAGVVGYFDFSGNMDTAITLRTMVAKGDTAYVQAGGGIVADSDPQLELKESENKAKAVLSAIAAAHKMGGAVADH from the coding sequence ATGGAGCCGAACATTCACCCAGGAAAAGACGGATTTCTGCGTTTGGCGGAAAACTTTTCAGTCGTTCCGGTGTGGGCGGATGTGCTCGCGGATTTTGAGACTCCGGTATCGGCCTACCTAAAGCTGGTCGGCGATTCCCCTGGTTTTCTTCTTGAGTCAGTGGAGGGCGGGGAGCGCTGGGGACGGTATTCATTCATAGGCCGCAATCCTCGTCTTGTTCTTGAGTCGAAGGATCGAGAGGTACGAGTGTCGGGTTCTGTGCCGGGGTGGACGCCCGAGCCGGGAGGTAGTCCCCTCGATGCACTGTCGGGTCTGATTTCTGCGTTCTCCAGCCCTACGATAGAGGAACTGCCTCCTCTCCACGGCGGTGTGGTCGGATACATCGGTTACGACGTAGTCCGCTTTATGGAGAAGGTTCCTTGCACTACCGAGGACGACTTGCAGATCGCGGATATGTCAATGTTTCTCGCAGAAGAACTTGTCGTCTTCGATCACTTGCTGCAGAAGATCCAGATAGTAGAGAACGTGTTCATCGACGGCGACCCGGCGTCTGGCTATGCAGAGGCGAAGTCCCGGATAGAGGCTGCCATAGCCCAGTTGTCTCACCCACTCAGATACGAACCCTGTGCGGCATCGTTGGAAGGGGTCTTGGAGAATGCCAGTTCTAACATGACGCCCGAGGAGTACCAAGATGCGGTCGAGCGGGCCAAGGAATACATAAAGGCGGGTGATATCTTTCAGGTGGTCTTGAGCCAACGCTTTTCGGTTCCGCTCGCAGTTAAACCTTTCGACGTCTACAGGGCGCTCCGCCTTTTGAATCCCAGCCCCTATATGTATTACATAAGCAATGACAAGGTGACCATCGTAGGCTCCAGTCCCGAGATGTTGGTGCGGGTAAGAGACGGAGAAGTCGTTACGCGACCTATTGCCGGGACCAGACGACGGGGGGTCACAGCTGAAGAGGATGCTTTTTTGGAGGCCGAACTTCTCGGCGATCCAAAAGAGAGGGCTGAACACGTAATGCTCGTTGATCTTGCCCGCAACGACATTGGTAGGGTCGTAGAGTTCGGCTCCTGTCGCGTCGACGATTTGATGATCGTGGAACGCTACAGCCATGTCATGCACATTGTTTCATCGGTGTCGGGGCGACTCTCGCCGGGCAATGATTGTATCGATGTACTAAAGGCAACTTTTCCTGCCGGCACCGTGACCGGCGCCCCCAAAGTACGAGCTATGGAAATCATCGACGAGCTCGAGAAAACTCGGAGAGGTCCTTACGCTGGTGTAGTTGGATACTTCGACTTCTCGGGAAATATGGACACGGCTATTACGCTCAGGACGATGGTTGCAAAAGGTGACACAGCGTACGTGCAAGCAGGCGGGGGAATAGTTGCTGACTCCGATCCCCAGCTAGAGCTAAAAGAATCTGAAAACAAGGCAAAGGCCGTACTCTCCGCTATCGCTGCTGCTCATAAAATGGGCGGCGCGGTGGCAGATCATTGA
- a CDS encoding DNA-binding response regulator, which yields MTTPIKSVLVVEDEENIAEIVRRYLEREGFSVTTCLTAQECFEAVERLGPQLVILDIGLPDVDGVEVCKRLRASHSIPVIMLTARDSEVDRVVGLEVGADDYITKPFSPRELVARVKAVLRRTHPEPQVERVQIGEIVVDRGRQEVRKGNQVIELTAKEFELLWYFCINRGLVLSREQIIRAVWGYEYLGESRTIDVHVRQLRRKLGEEFPLKTRWGVGYQLRV from the coding sequence ATGACGACACCGATCAAGTCTGTCCTTGTCGTAGAAGACGAAGAAAACATAGCCGAGATCGTCCGACGCTATCTTGAGCGCGAAGGCTTTTCGGTGACGACGTGCTTGACCGCTCAGGAGTGCTTCGAGGCTGTCGAGCGCTTGGGTCCTCAACTCGTCATTCTCGATATCGGCCTCCCCGATGTAGACGGCGTGGAAGTATGCAAGCGCCTCAGGGCTTCTCATTCCATCCCTGTCATTATGCTGACGGCCCGAGACTCTGAGGTCGACAGGGTTGTCGGGTTGGAGGTAGGGGCAGACGACTACATCACAAAACCGTTCTCTCCCCGGGAGCTTGTAGCCAGGGTCAAAGCGGTGCTGCGTCGCACTCATCCAGAACCCCAAGTAGAGCGGGTCCAGATAGGAGAAATCGTCGTGGACCGTGGCCGTCAAGAGGTGCGCAAGGGCAACCAGGTAATTGAGCTGACTGCTAAGGAGTTCGAGTTGCTTTGGTACTTCTGTATCAACAGGGGGCTCGTTTTGTCGCGGGAACAGATCATTAGGGCTGTTTGGGGATACGAGTACCTAGGGGAATCGAGAACGATAGATGTCCATGTTCGGCAATTGAGAAGAAAGTTGGGCGAGGAGTTCCCCTTGAAAACTCGCTGGGGCGTTGGGTATCAGCTCCGTGTCTAA